A window of the Candidatus Jettenia caeni genome harbors these coding sequences:
- a CDS encoding ribose-5-phosphate isomerase translates to MKIALASDHRGFDFKKRVTSMLTQMGHTVVDFGTTTDAESVDYPDFGIKAARAVGSGKCNRGILICGTGIGMSLVANKVKGVRAALCHNLYTVEMSRRHNDSNVLCIGADIVDEELLEQKVKLWLETPFDGGRHARRVEKIMNAENEEVI, encoded by the coding sequence ATGAAGATTGCATTAGCATCAGATCACAGAGGTTTTGATTTTAAAAAACGTGTGACATCTATGTTGACTCAAATGGGGCACACGGTTGTAGATTTTGGCACTACGACGGACGCCGAATCCGTAGATTATCCGGATTTTGGAATAAAAGCAGCCCGGGCTGTGGGTTCCGGCAAGTGTAACAGGGGAATTCTTATCTGCGGCACCGGAATCGGTATGTCTCTTGTCGCTAATAAGGTAAAGGGTGTGCGGGCTGCGCTCTGTCATAATCTTTATACTGTAGAAATGAGCAGAAGACATAACGATTCCAATGTGTTATGTATCGGCGCTGATATTGTGGATGAAGAACTTCTGGAGCAAAAGGTTAAACTATGGCTGGAGACCCCTTTTGACGGAGGAAGACATGCCCGCCGTGTAGAAAAGATTATGAATGCTGAAAACGAAGAGGTAATTTAG